One genomic segment of Vibrio agarivorans includes these proteins:
- a CDS encoding DEAD/DEAH box helicase, producing MFLSNWATITPELVSQQMSFVEGDYSWRYQVDQNGTMAAKQAEGVAYLCRLLQKHRLALLADEVGMGKTFQAIGIIRLLHQRKPDAKVLVIGPNKTICKQWVKEFGSFDKDHWCDKSSTPVKVADPESKLADMISRVSEGQHHVYFTTIHALSGLTKESESSDKAGLARKQALELKQRVMSYLDQQGFDLLVIDEAHYLRARDGGSQKVAAAQAFFGEGEGEQSLAKRVLLMTATPTHSSVNDVANILRYFASEEELKESTTQAAFDAAQLLQRYGLRRLRLLQGHNGAHYAKQQYRKEIAHPVSFAENQNAELFFGLYQRQLVKQFQAKASNRQFLYGYLEGFESFGEHDQETAQHEVEQPNSEHSKDAFSKAPDTELLHGLSQEYYRCFNQFPEHPKYKALVDSFVPTTLEHSNLDEIKHLVFVRRIPSVRELTKRVNTRYDNVLGQQIANALNLTQAEQQAWQQSHWSRVWLNGFFNHAEEREDLVAEDDDEANELSVDDNQLRSRITELFVVKKRDPNALAETRNTECTNVGLRFRKPDSIFSLYLEPALDYEREAYGYHFEHQTGDRKRATYSTSAQFQRAERHRLECIMLDEEKPVAEYLPTIWSHLFEQLTDQEQAKFRQWSEATKENFANYFKAGVLFASPVMVELFCWFYRFDNDPKLHVSGEGAHARYLDFIQYTAPKLSQSLLLWYFKSALETFEDVCKKIAGAELDDYTNEWRALKGQTSPAAFASGETSNREGLQLSFNSPFYPNVLVATSVFQEGVNLHLQCNQVHHYGIAGSPGDHEQRVGRLDRLFSKVNRQYQKGQQGELKISFPYLEHSFDEDQLASFLERKTRAESKLDKCLLDDHDAHVGSAKAQQWQRYLKQPELSLELDVVDPYPASF from the coding sequence ATGTTTCTATCTAATTGGGCCACCATTACGCCAGAGTTGGTGTCACAACAGATGAGCTTTGTGGAAGGGGATTACTCTTGGCGCTATCAAGTGGATCAAAATGGCACTATGGCTGCTAAGCAGGCTGAGGGTGTTGCCTATCTTTGTCGCTTGTTGCAAAAACATCGCCTTGCATTGCTTGCAGATGAAGTCGGCATGGGTAAAACCTTTCAAGCCATTGGTATTATTAGGTTGTTGCACCAACGTAAGCCTGATGCCAAAGTGCTGGTGATAGGCCCGAACAAAACTATTTGCAAACAGTGGGTTAAGGAGTTCGGCAGTTTTGATAAAGATCATTGGTGTGACAAATCATCAACGCCAGTTAAAGTGGCCGATCCCGAATCCAAGTTAGCGGATATGATCTCTCGTGTCAGCGAAGGGCAACATCACGTTTATTTCACTACTATCCACGCGTTGAGTGGGTTAACCAAAGAGTCTGAAAGTAGCGACAAGGCTGGATTAGCACGCAAACAGGCACTAGAGCTCAAGCAACGTGTCATGAGTTATCTTGATCAGCAAGGGTTCGACTTGTTGGTGATTGATGAAGCCCATTATCTACGCGCACGCGATGGCGGCTCACAAAAAGTCGCCGCAGCCCAAGCCTTTTTTGGAGAAGGGGAAGGCGAACAGTCTTTGGCAAAACGTGTCCTGCTGATGACAGCCACGCCAACGCATTCGTCAGTCAATGATGTGGCGAATATACTGCGATATTTTGCATCGGAAGAAGAGCTGAAAGAGAGCACTACGCAAGCGGCTTTCGATGCAGCTCAATTGCTTCAACGCTATGGTCTGCGACGTTTACGCCTTTTGCAAGGCCACAATGGCGCTCACTACGCCAAGCAGCAATATCGTAAAGAAATAGCTCACCCAGTATCGTTTGCAGAAAATCAAAATGCAGAGCTGTTTTTTGGACTGTATCAGCGCCAGTTGGTGAAACAGTTCCAAGCTAAAGCGTCAAATAGACAGTTTCTTTATGGCTATTTAGAGGGTTTTGAATCGTTTGGTGAACATGACCAAGAGACAGCACAGCATGAGGTTGAACAACCGAATAGCGAACACAGCAAAGACGCATTCAGCAAAGCACCGGATACGGAGTTATTACATGGCTTGAGCCAAGAGTATTATCGCTGTTTCAATCAGTTCCCAGAGCATCCCAAATATAAAGCGCTGGTGGATAGTTTCGTACCTACCACTTTAGAACACTCAAACCTCGATGAGATTAAACACTTAGTGTTTGTGCGTCGTATCCCTTCTGTGCGAGAGCTGACCAAACGCGTCAACACGCGTTACGATAATGTATTAGGTCAGCAAATTGCGAATGCCCTCAATTTGACGCAAGCCGAACAGCAAGCGTGGCAACAAAGCCACTGGAGCCGAGTGTGGCTTAACGGTTTCTTCAACCATGCTGAAGAGCGAGAAGATCTTGTTGCAGAAGATGATGATGAAGCCAACGAGCTAAGTGTTGATGACAACCAACTGCGCTCGCGTATTACAGAGCTGTTTGTTGTTAAGAAGCGCGACCCCAATGCGTTGGCAGAAACACGTAACACCGAGTGCACCAATGTCGGCCTTCGTTTTCGAAAGCCAGACAGCATATTTTCTTTATATTTAGAGCCCGCATTGGATTATGAACGTGAAGCTTATGGTTATCACTTTGAGCATCAAACGGGCGATCGTAAACGTGCGACATATTCCACTTCTGCACAGTTTCAAAGAGCGGAGCGACATAGACTGGAATGCATCATGCTTGATGAAGAGAAGCCCGTTGCTGAATACCTGCCAACTATTTGGTCGCATTTGTTTGAGCAATTAACAGATCAAGAGCAAGCGAAGTTTCGTCAATGGAGTGAGGCCACCAAAGAGAACTTTGCGAACTATTTTAAGGCAGGTGTATTATTCGCAAGTCCAGTCATGGTGGAATTGTTTTGTTGGTTCTATCGTTTTGACAATGATCCTAAGCTGCACGTCAGTGGTGAAGGCGCACACGCTCGATATCTTGATTTTATTCAATATACTGCGCCCAAACTATCTCAGTCACTGTTGCTGTGGTATTTCAAATCGGCCCTAGAAACTTTTGAGGATGTTTGCAAAAAAATCGCAGGGGCAGAGCTAGATGATTACACCAACGAGTGGCGGGCCCTTAAAGGGCAGACTTCACCAGCGGCGTTTGCAAGTGGTGAAACCTCAAACCGAGAGGGTCTGCAGTTAAGTTTCAACTCACCGTTTTATCCCAATGTATTGGTGGCGACCTCTGTTTTCCAAGAGGGGGTGAATCTTCACCTACAATGTAATCAGGTTCATCACTACGGCATTGCGGGTAGCCCTGGCGATCATGAACAAAGGGTTGGACGATTAGACCGACTATTCAGTAAGGTTAACCGGCAGTATCAAAAAGGGCAGCAGGGAGAGCTGAAGATCAGCTTTCCGTATCTAGAGCACTCGTTTGATGAAGACCAGCTTGCCTCTTTTCTGGAGCGTAAAACACGAGCAGAGAGCAAATTAGACAAATGTTTGCTTGATGACCATGATGCTCATGTAGGGAGTGCCAAAGCCCAGCAGTGGCAGCGTTATCTCAAGCAACCCGAGTTGTCGCTAGAGCTGGATGTAGTAGACCCATATCCTGCGAGCTTTTGA